Genomic DNA from Manihot esculenta cultivar AM560-2 chromosome 15, M.esculenta_v8, whole genome shotgun sequence:
tgcatgtccactactagtctattacataaacatagctattacccttgctgacttcctgctacctctgaccctgcaaatctgggggttaggagaaaggggtgagctacaaaagcctaataagcagaacaataaaacagtttataaacacatgctctcatgaaatgcgtcacatcacaaacaaatcacatcatgGATGGACTGACCGAAAAagccctctactctgtgcccggccctcggtggagctcctcaagacttctatTATATACATAAGCTCTATGttaggggcatagtgcaggcaacCCTGgcctttctgtactctgtgcccggccctcggtggggctcctcgggacttctgttacataatataatatctagagggctaatggatcgtcctgttgtccatccacaccaacaataaataatacaatgcgtcatattcgtgaattctaatgcaggcAACCTATtccatatcatgatgcatgaacatgcttaaaacatttaattgctttgaaaataaaagaaattatgttctactcacctctgactgactctggactgactctgaagcagctatctcactgctaatcacatcggttcctcaggtccgatcctacacaggtggactcaaataagggaccaaacatactctaaacaactctccagaaaccccctaaaatattataaaacatgcatgcaaaacaggcaaatgaaggctgaacaggggaatttcggcggcaggttcggcagccaaaactcccttccagagtcgaaagtccaaactttcgggggcgagtttaggcggccaaaactgcctcctctggcaggttcggcagccgaaccttgcttcggcggccgaacctggatccttctgggtggcagaacttgattctgccatcccacattcagccatcccaacatcccaacaagcatccaactatactaaaacatgcataaacacattttcaagctCATAGGATCataaaactagcatataccccaacaaacatcacatttaatatacatttatcataaagggtacataaacctaacattttacaactagcctaaacatacATCAAAGCCCTCAAccctttcttaaaacttacttaaaacataaaagaaaacaaggatctacacttacctcttgaagatcgagaggagatgtgatccaaacttggagatatggaggaaatgagctccggggtctccaagcttccaaacttcggttttgagcttaaaaacttcaaaacaaagacaaaagcttgtcaaaaacttgaaagattggaaggAAATCATAAAATCGACCATGGGAGGGCAAAGATCTCACTTATGCCTGAAAacagagagaaaactcgcccattttcggacaagaggcctttttataggtggctggccagaccaccttcgggggtcaaaggtgcctccgcaagaggccaatgttcggcgaccgaacctggctttttcactccttggtcttttctttcaaaactcaattttctttctttgttcaaaccttaaaaacaataaaacatttcataaaaacatgttttaccccttctagaaggctccgacatctgtGAATTCTGTatttcaacggagattccaccgaaaggtgggaattccggtgccggagtctagccgggtattacatttcctTCTCTGTAATTCTTGTCTTTCTAATCTGAGGTATGTCCTATTATTCTTATGGTTTCCACTAGAATTCCCGATATCGTAGGTCTAGTGTCTTCTATCACCCATTTCTCTCTTTCTCATTACTTTTCTAGCGACTATGCTGACACCACCATCTATAGGATTAGGGCTCTTCTTTCTAATGAGAGGATTGTCCTTCCTTACCCACCTCTGGAGGAGTTGATTGATGCCCAGCAAGGGTGCAGTCTAGTCTTTTTTATCAAACAGTGTGACTTCGGGCTGACCTTCCATTTACCCCCTTTTTTTATTGAGGTCTTAAGTCATTTTAGGGTGACTCCTCGAATGTTGTCCCCCCAATTTCATCCTATTCATGTGTTGTTTTGAGTCTGTTTGTCTATATTGGGATTTTGCCCCCTTTTGTCGAGTTGTTCTGCACCTTCTTTCGTCTCGTCAGGTCTACCCATGGGTTCTACTACTTTGGTCCCCAAGCAAAGTTGTCAATCTTTGCTGGGTATAAGGACTCAATAAAAGGTTGGGCTGAGCCCTCTGTGGTAGTCAGACTAAAAGAGAGGTTGGGAATCAATTGGGATATCGAACTCTCTTAGGGGTTAACCTTGGTGGACCAGGTTTGCCTTCTTCGACTGACATCTGCAAAGAAGAAATATGACGTCGAGAAGCGTATATTTATGTCCAACCTTCAGGACTGCCGGAAAGctggtatatatattttttatgattttctttctTGTTATGTTTTCCTCTTGTTGCTTTGAGTTTTAATCGAATTGGTATTTTATTTTCAACTTTTGTTATACCCATGGACACCATCAAGCTTCCAAAGAATTTCACCCTGTCCTATAAGAGCATGGAGGCGACTCTAGTTGCCTTCAAGGCTAGTAAGACCGTGGTTGATGTAACATGGGAGGTCTTCCAGGCTGCGGACCCTGCAACTATGACTCGTCGCGCTGCCCTTACACCTTCTTTTGCTTTGGTGCCTGTGGCAGGGAGTTCTCACTCTGCAGTCTCGAGGATGTCTGTTCCTTCTAAGGCATCGGCTCTTGCCAAGACTCCGTCTTCTCCCAAACAGACTCCTAAAGAGCCCATCGCACTCAGCGAGTCAGCCGAGAGCAGCTCCGAAGAGGGGACTACCCCTCTGGATGTCCCACCTATCCAGGCTATGGGGGCTATTGTGATTCAAGGCAGGGCTAGCAAGTGGGCTCGGACCTCGGAACCTGCTACCGAGAGCAGAGCTGCTAAGCGAACCTGCACCACAGAGCCCGCGAGGACAACCCCTTCCCCCTCAATCGATAAGGGGAAGAAAGCGGTAGAACACCTATCGTCTACTCCAGACAATGAGCTATTAAATGTTGTCGAGGTGATCACTGAGTCCATTGAGTCTTTGTATGTTATTgtgtttaattttcatatagCCCTTTATCTCAGCTCGTATTGCTCCCAAGTTACATATTTTTCTCTTACTTGTATTTTGTCACTCATAGgcttgtttttggagtttagtGATAGGGCTCAATTTTATTTCGATTTTGCCTTGGCTTTACTTTCCCTTGGGCTTTAGGAGCACTGAGCTCTTTTTCGAGGTTGGTGTTGGGCCTTAGCTTTGCAAGCCTTAGATTAGTTTTAGTGAGCATTACTCTTTTGTGAGGTTAGCATCAAGACTTAGGTCAATTTTCTATTTTGCCAAGCTCTTTTATGAGGTATGCATCAAGCCTTAGGTTAGTTTTCCTACATGTCGAGCTCTTTTGTGAGGTCAAAATCAAACTTGTAGCAGTCGTTTGTGTCGTGGCCGTGAGTCTAGTGGTATTGGCAGTACTTGTCTGGGTCTCTTCTGTTCGCTTCTGGTTTCATCGGTTTGAGCCACTGTATGAAATATTTTTCTTGGACCGCCATAAGCACT
This window encodes:
- the LOC110601581 gene encoding neural cell adhesion molecule 1-like, coding for MDTIKLPKNFTLSYKSMEATLVAFKASKTVVDVTWEVFQAADPATMTRRAALTPSFALVPVAGSSHSAVSRMSVPSKASALAKTPSSPKQTPKEPIALSESAESSSEEGTTPLDVPPIQAMGAIVIQGRASKWARTSEPATESRAAKRTCTTEPARTTPSPSIDKGKKAVEHLSSTPDNELLNVVEVITESIESLLVFGV